ATTATTGCCGCCTTCGGCTATACCGTGAAACCAAACGATCAGCGGAATTTTTTTATCGCTTTGATCGGAATTTGTCGGCGTCCAAAACGCATAACGCAGATCCGTATCGCCTGATGTAAAACCCGATATCGTAAAGCGCGCAGCCTCAGGACATACGGCGGCATTTCGCTTTTTTATCGTAAAACCGAGTTTTTCGTTTTCAATTTTTAAACCGTAGAGCGTCCCTGTATAGAAGACGGCTTTTATAAAAGGATTTCCGGAAGATTCCTCCGGTTCAACGGAAAGTTTCAGCGTTATATGATTTCCTTCGCCCTCGATTTTATTACCCCGCGAGTCGGAAAGATACGCGTCGACAACATCGCGCTCGCCTTTTGAAAAACCGGAACCGCGCCGTGCCTGCTCTTCCGGCGCGAAAATTCTCGTAACTTCAAAATCTTTTGCTTTGACGGCATCGGCCGAAAAAGTTTTGCCGGTATTCAGTATCACCGTGTCGGCGACGGGACCCCAATCGTAGGCGCCGACGACAAGCACATATCGATTTTTTGCAGGCTCCGCAGCTTCTACAAGAACCGTAACCGAGTCCGCTTCTTCCGCAGCAAACGGAAAGAGACAAAAATGCAATAAACATACTGCAATAAAAATCTTATTCGTTTTGCTCATAAAACAAGTATATACTATTCTCATACGTACCGCTACAGCAAACGCCGCGACGGAGATGACGTATACGCAAAACAACGAAGGGACGGAAAACATTTTCCATCAATATTTTTTCCTTTTCCGTTTCATTGCAAAAATCGTTCGGAAACTATACAATAAAACGCTATGGATTTACTGAAAAAACTCGAAGACTGCAAAAAACGCTTCGACGAATTAAGCGCGCGCGTTATGGATCCCGATCTTGTTAAAGACGTCGAAAAATACAAAGACGTCATGCGCGAACACGGTCATCTCTCCGAACTCATGGAATTATACGGCGAATACAAAAAAATGCTCGACGGCATCGAAAGCGATACCGAACTGATCACGAACGAAGACGACCACGATCTGAAAGAGATGGCGAGGGAAGAGCTGAAATCGCTCGAAGAACAAAAACCGCTGCTCGAAGAAAAAATAAAATTACAACTCATTCCTCCCGATCCGCTCGACGAAAAAAACATCATCGTCGAAATACGAAACGGCGTCGGCGGAGACGAGGCGTCGCTGTTCGTCGCCGACCTCTACGAAATGTACGCGCGCTTTGCGGAAATGAAAGGCTGGAAATACGAAATCATGAATTCGACGCAGACGGAAGTGGGCGGCTATAAAGAGATTTCGTTTTCGCTTTCCGGCAAATTCGTATACGGCACGCTGAGGTGGGAAGGCGGCGTGCACCGCGTACAGCGCGTTCCCGCGACTGAAGCGCAGGGGAGAATCCACACGAGTACGGTGACGGTCGCAGTTCTTCCCGAAGCGAGCGAAACCGATATCGTCATCAAGCCGGAAGACGTGCGCATCGACGTGATGCGGGCGGGCGGACCCGGCGGACAGTGCGTCAACACGACGGATTCCGCAGTACGCCTCACGCATATTCCGACGGGGCTTGTCGTCATTCAACAGGACGAAAAAAGCCAAATCAAAAACAAAGCGAAAGCGTTTCGCGTTTTGCGCGCGCGCCTGTTCGATTTGGAAGAGAGCAAAAAACGGGCGGAGCGGGACGCGGCGCGGAAATCGATGGTCGGGAGCGGCGACAGAAGCGAACGCATCCGCACGTACAATTTTCCGCAAAACAGAGTAACCGATCACCGCATCAATTTGACGCTGTACAAACTCGATCAATTCATGCTCGGCTATATGGACGAAATGCTCGACGCGCTCAACGTGTACGCAAAAGAAGAGCAGCTGAAAGCGGACGTAAGCGAACTCGAACACGATTAGCGGATAAGAGCGCACAGCGGCGGAACGAAAACGTGACCATCAAAAACGCAAGAGACGAAGCGATAAAAAAATTAATAAATTCTCCGACGGCTCCGCTCGATGCGGACGTTCTTTTATCGCACACGATCAAGCGTTCGAAATCTTTTTTACTCGCACACCGAAACGACGATTTGACCGATGCTCAGTACGGCGCATTTATGTCCGCGATTGAGAAGCGCAAAACGGGGCTTGCAGTCGCCTATATCACGGGACACAAAGAATTCTATAAGCTCGATTTTATCGTCACACAAGACGTACTCGTTCCGAAACCCGACACCGAAACGCTCGTGGAAAAAGCGGTCGAAAGCATCAAAGAGATTGTACGAAATAAAACGACGAGTACCGGCAAAGCGGTACGGACTGTCGAAGCGTCGAAAAAGAACGCCGAAACGACGGAACAAAACGAAGGGGGACAAACCGACGATACGTTCCGCATCGCCGATATATGCACGGGAAGCGGCTGCGTCGGTATTGCGGCAGCTCGTGAATTGAACGAGTGCGGAATCTTTTGCGAGCTTACGCTTACCGACATTTCTCCCCGCGCTCTTGAAATCGCAAAGCAAAACGCGGAACGGCTTTTAACGAAAGCGCAATTCAAACGCACGGCATTCGTCTCGGGCGATCTGCTTGCCGCGCTTCCATCCGACGTACGCTTCGACGCGATACTCGCAAATCCACCTTACGTGCCGTCCGATGAAACGACGAAATTATTAAAAGACGGAAGAGGCGATCCGGCTCTCGCCCTCGACGGAGATACAGACAGCGCGCTCGGCGTACGGCAAAGCTCGGACGGGCTTGCGATCACGAGACGCCTCGCAGTGCAAGCGTACGAGCACCTCGCGCAAGGCGGCGTTTTTTTTCTCGAAAGCGGCGAATACAATGCACAAGAAGCCGCTCACCTGATGAAAAAAGCGGGCTTTGTCCGCGTCGAAACGCACTGCGATCTGTCGGGCAAGCCGCGCGTCACAACGGGAATGCGATAAGAAAAAATTAATAAGACAGCGGTTTTTACATATTATTAATTATTAAAAAAACAGCA
This Treponema socranskii subsp. buccale DNA region includes the following protein-coding sequences:
- the prfA gene encoding peptide chain release factor 1; this encodes MDLLKKLEDCKKRFDELSARVMDPDLVKDVEKYKDVMREHGHLSELMELYGEYKKMLDGIESDTELITNEDDHDLKEMAREELKSLEEQKPLLEEKIKLQLIPPDPLDEKNIIVEIRNGVGGDEASLFVADLYEMYARFAEMKGWKYEIMNSTQTEVGGYKEISFSLSGKFVYGTLRWEGGVHRVQRVPATEAQGRIHTSTVTVAVLPEASETDIVIKPEDVRIDVMRAGGPGGQCVNTTDSAVRLTHIPTGLVVIQQDEKSQIKNKAKAFRVLRARLFDLEESKKRAERDAARKSMVGSGDRSERIRTYNFPQNRVTDHRINLTLYKLDQFMLGYMDEMLDALNVYAKEEQLKADVSELEHD
- the prmC gene encoding peptide chain release factor N(5)-glutamine methyltransferase gives rise to the protein MTIKNARDEAIKKLINSPTAPLDADVLLSHTIKRSKSFLLAHRNDDLTDAQYGAFMSAIEKRKTGLAVAYITGHKEFYKLDFIVTQDVLVPKPDTETLVEKAVESIKEIVRNKTTSTGKAVRTVEASKKNAETTEQNEGGQTDDTFRIADICTGSGCVGIAAARELNECGIFCELTLTDISPRALEIAKQNAERLLTKAQFKRTAFVSGDLLAALPSDVRFDAILANPPYVPSDETTKLLKDGRGDPALALDGDTDSALGVRQSSDGLAITRRLAVQAYEHLAQGGVFFLESGEYNAQEAAHLMKKAGFVRVETHCDLSGKPRVTTGMR